The following proteins are co-located in the Rattus norvegicus strain BN/NHsdMcwi chromosome 19, GRCr8, whole genome shotgun sequence genome:
- the LOC134483440 gene encoding disks large homolog 5-like encodes MFIGFYLPGASPYFRPNPFYENLKIKEKEVMSLLHNLDTKNIEHREKFQELKKEINFYCNLHSWLLMDQACMKKKLVTLKQECKELQRYLFELNPNDEEEQEMTSNLQTQQNVVSGTAGDME; translated from the exons atgttcattgggttctatcttcctggggccagcccctacttcaggccaaatccattttatgaaaacttgaagataaaggagaaagaggtcatgtcattactgcacaacttagacacaaagaacattgaacatcgtgagaaatttcaggagctcaagaaggagattaacttctattg caacctgcacagctggctcctgatggaccaggcatgtatgaagaagaagttggtcacattgaagcaggagtgcaaggagttacagcgatatttgtttgagttgaacccgaatgatgaagaAGAACAGGAGatgaccagcaacctccagacccagcaaaatgtg gtctcaggaactgcaggagacatggaatag
- the LOC134483237 gene encoding disks large homolog 5-like — protein sequence MFARLCRRFGRVDVDREESRVKQTKPKEACRQTSSPENVLNKVQANEEEERLNRELELTTKERNELTDRLLYVTGGSMSKSPYFRPNPFYENLKIKEKEVISLLHNLDTKNIEHREKFQELKKEINFYRNLHSRLLMDQACMKKKLVTLKQECKELQRYLFELNPNDEEEQEKTSNLQTQQNVVSGTAGDMA from the exons atgtttgcccgtctttgtaggcgctttgggagagttgatgttgatcgagaagagtctagagtgaagcaaacgaaacctaaag aggcctgcagacagacgtcatcccctgaaaatgtcctaaacaaggtgcaggccaacgaggaagaggagaggctgaatagagaactggagctaactaccaaggagagaaatgagctgacagatcgcctcctttatgtgacaggtggatccatgagcaagag cccctacttcaggccaaatccattttatgaaaacttgaagataaaggagaaagaggtcatttcattactgcacaacttagacacaaagaacattgaacatcgtgagaaatttcaggagctcaagaaggagattaacttctatcg caacctgcacagccggctcctgatggaccaggcatgtatgaagaagaagttggtcacattgaagcaggagtgcaaggagttacagcgatatttgtttgagttgaacccgaatgatgaagaggaacaggagaaaaccagcaacctccagacccagcaaaatgtg gtctcaggaactgcaggagacatggcatag